The following are encoded in a window of Methanobrevibacter sp. V74 genomic DNA:
- the cfbB gene encoding Ni-sirohydrochlorin a,c-diamide synthase — protein MRIILAGTGSAVGKTTVATGIMKALSEKYNVQPFKVGPDYIDPSYHTLATGNTSRNLDSFFMKEGQVRDSFLKGMKGKDIAVIEGVRGLYEGIDSINDIGSTASIAKSLEAPVILIINSRSLVKSAAALVLGFKSLDPEINIAGVILNKVKNNAHYEKTKRSIEEITNTEVIGSIKRDDDISIEQRHLGLVPAREKETSIKFIDIWSKTIKESIDLDRLVEIAKSAPKINSKTIPIWNKLNKQSVKIAVAYDEVFNFYYKENIESLEANNAKIQYFSPLNDEGLPDADGLYIGGGYPELFSKELSQNSQMLRDIKQFHDESRPIFAECGGLMYLMDAIHDDKQVGIYPYKSVLTDRVQALKYTVAEVQEDNIISKKGEVFNGHEFHYSKVIVDNLKNPLAFKVTRGKGSYNLQDGFMEKNTLASYVHTHVAAMPNFGGNLAISARELGD, from the coding sequence ATGAGAATTATTTTAGCAGGAACAGGCAGTGCAGTTGGAAAAACAACTGTTGCAACTGGAATAATGAAAGCTTTAAGTGAAAAATATAATGTCCAACCATTTAAAGTTGGACCCGACTATATTGACCCCTCCTACCACACACTTGCTACCGGCAATACATCAAGAAATCTGGATTCGTTTTTCATGAAAGAAGGGCAAGTTAGAGATTCTTTCTTAAAAGGAATGAAAGGCAAAGATATTGCTGTGATTGAAGGCGTTAGAGGACTATATGAAGGAATCGATTCAATTAATGATATTGGAAGTACCGCAAGTATTGCAAAATCCCTAGAAGCACCAGTAATACTGATTATTAATTCTAGAAGTCTTGTTAAAAGTGCTGCTGCACTTGTTTTAGGTTTTAAAAGTCTTGACCCAGAAATCAATATTGCGGGAGTTATTTTAAATAAAGTTAAAAATAACGCACATTACGAAAAGACTAAAAGATCAATTGAAGAAATTACCAATACTGAAGTTATCGGCAGCATTAAAAGAGATGACGATATTTCGATTGAACAAAGACATTTAGGCCTTGTTCCAGCACGGGAGAAGGAAACTTCAATTAAATTTATTGATATTTGGTCTAAAACCATTAAAGAATCAATTGACTTAGACAGATTAGTTGAAATAGCTAAATCAGCTCCAAAAATAAATTCAAAAACAATTCCAATTTGGAATAAACTAAATAAACAAAGTGTTAAAATTGCAGTTGCTTATGACGAAGTGTTTAATTTTTACTATAAAGAAAACATTGAATCTTTAGAAGCGAACAATGCCAAAATACAATATTTCTCACCTTTAAATGATGAAGGCCTACCTGATGCTGATGGCCTTTATATCGGTGGAGGATATCCTGAATTATTCTCAAAAGAACTATCACAAAATTCTCAAATGTTAAGGGACATTAAACAGTTCCATGATGAATCAAGACCTATTTTTGCTGAATGTGGAGGTTTGATGTATTTAATGGATGCTATTCATGATGATAAACAAGTTGGAATTTATCCATATAAATCTGTCTTAACCGATAGAGTGCAAGCATTAAAATATACCGTTGCTGAAGTGCAAGAAGATAATATTATTTCAAAGAAAGGAGAAGTCTTCAATGGACATGAATTCCACTATTCAAAAGTTATTGTTGATAATTTAAAAAATCCCTTGGCTTTTAAAGTCACAAGAGGAAAAGGTTCTTATAACCTACAAGATGGTTTTATGGAAAAAAACACTCTTGCAAGTTATGTTCACACACATGTTGCAGCTATGCCTAATTTTGGAGGTAATTTAGCAATTTCTGCAAGAGAATTGGGAGATTAA
- a CDS encoding oligosaccharide repeat unit polymerase family protein, producing the protein MKNHDFFNPSIAVVAILAFLAMGYIGSFNYRFEDPLNSNVILTVIFSCTVFIISLITIQYKITLESSEIDYLSEKLLLILTIVALILQALNLVLLGGIPLFNSELKANATTNIWRIAYPLFLIGVNFLLAKYYNRKYLILVMLGALIFGLNGYRTSVLGILGSTFITLYYLDKISRKFGILFIAIIIAGIAGIGYIASQSIIGQTWTLNPLELIFYRAGFTLEVFEKIIPLAGTTNGKILSMIFSSGSPRTFIGEYVLHYTVCLTSTLFGPVMLDFGYVGLTVQMLFMGTFLGLIHKIKKGIGIGIYSIILTHTLIWIETGPTDIMIWFLYLIGLIYLIIIYRKGKSGVKLKTQPK; encoded by the coding sequence ATGAAAAACCATGATTTTTTTAATCCATCAATTGCAGTAGTTGCTATTTTGGCATTTCTCGCAATGGGCTATATTGGCTCATTTAACTACCGATTCGAAGATCCATTAAATTCAAATGTGATTTTAACCGTTATTTTTTCCTGTACAGTATTTATAATATCTTTGATAACAATCCAATACAAAATAACTCTTGAATCATCTGAAATTGACTATTTAAGTGAAAAATTACTTTTAATTTTAACTATTGTTGCATTAATCTTACAAGCACTTAATCTTGTTTTGCTCGGAGGAATTCCGCTTTTTAACAGCGAATTAAAAGCAAATGCTACAACCAATATTTGGAGAATCGCTTATCCATTATTTTTAATAGGCGTTAACTTTTTACTTGCCAAATATTATAATCGGAAATATTTAATTTTAGTAATGCTTGGAGCTTTAATATTCGGCTTAAACGGTTATAGAACATCTGTTTTAGGAATTTTAGGAAGTACATTTATCACACTATATTATTTAGATAAAATATCAAGGAAATTTGGAATACTATTTATTGCAATAATAATAGCTGGAATTGCCGGTATTGGTTATATTGCATCTCAATCAATTATAGGTCAAACATGGACATTGAACCCATTAGAATTAATATTTTACCGCGCAGGATTTACTTTAGAAGTATTTGAAAAGATCATTCCACTTGCAGGAACAACAAACGGTAAAATATTATCAATGATTTTCTCATCAGGAAGTCCTAGAACATTTATCGGTGAATATGTCCTGCATTATACCGTATGTTTAACATCAACTTTATTTGGTCCGGTGATGCTTGATTTTGGATATGTCGGCCTTACAGTTCAAATGTTATTTATGGGAACATTTTTAGGATTAATACATAAAATAAAAAAAGGCATTGGAATCGGAATATATTCCATTATTTTGACACATACGCTAATTTGGATAGAAACAGGTCCTACAGACATCATGATTTGGTTTTTATACTTAATTGGATTGATTTATTTAATTATAATTTACAGAAAAGGAAAGAGTGGAGTGAAATTAAAAACCCAACCCAAATGA
- the surE gene encoding 5'/3'-nucleotidase SurE, translating into MKALISNDDGITASGILACKKAIEDLCETYVIAPETQQSGIGHALTLYDPLRINEYTLKDGSKGLGVEGTPTDAVTLALFEIMDEKPDIMISGINTGFNIGKAELTTSGTLGAAIESATFGIPTIAISQEVTRDDIKFENGDIEVNFDFAEKMLNKLTKIVLKKGLPEGIDLLNVNIPANPSDDSFKIVNLCERMYTPHVEKRLDPRGKPYYWIGGEPYESYESKSDGYALRNLGKTTITPIKIDMTGDMASLHEWLD; encoded by the coding sequence ATGAAAGCGTTAATTAGTAATGATGATGGAATAACCGCTTCAGGAATCCTTGCTTGTAAAAAGGCCATTGAAGATTTATGTGAAACCTATGTCATAGCTCCTGAAACTCAACAAAGTGGAATTGGTCATGCGTTAACATTGTATGACCCTTTAAGAATAAATGAATATACCTTAAAAGACGGGAGTAAAGGTTTAGGAGTTGAAGGAACACCAACTGATGCTGTAACACTAGCTTTATTTGAAATAATGGATGAAAAACCTGATATAATGATTTCAGGAATAAATACTGGTTTTAATATTGGTAAAGCAGAACTTACAACATCTGGAACACTAGGAGCCGCTATTGAATCTGCAACTTTTGGAATTCCAACAATTGCAATATCCCAGGAAGTTACTCGTGACGATATTAAGTTTGAAAATGGAGACATAGAAGTTAATTTTGATTTTGCTGAAAAAATGCTTAACAAACTGACTAAAATTGTTTTAAAAAAAGGTTTACCTGAAGGAATCGACTTGTTAAACGTTAATATTCCTGCTAATCCTTCAGACGATTCATTTAAAATTGTTAACTTATGCGAAAGGATGTATACTCCACATGTTGAAAAACGCCTAGATCCCCGTGGAAAACCATATTATTGGATTGGTGGTGAACCTTATGAATCATACGAATCTAAAAGTGACGGTTATGCTTTACGTAATTTAGGAAAAACTACAATAACTCCAATAAAAATCGATATGACTGGAGATATGGCATCATTACATGAATGGTTAGATTAA
- a CDS encoding restriction endonuclease, with translation MEKPQLINFIAKVMEDSGFKVYKNFKTSQKVIDIYAILPTTIGDFGVVVACKNYDKEFQIGVDVLKEMEDVQESIKASKVTIVTSAYFSEQAKNYAIRKNIKLVDRDNLLELAKKYQDRTKQTTLDNTPYDGGASGYIEEDYPEYSYDASDMEYIMQRRDANPHVYKNTLYRQVDEPRSRTRFLNRQLDEPRGGFLNRAPSRNRGHYGQTNLYNYDTRKSHFGPDSLFFKIISNPIGLIILVVIFSYLISFIAGKLIGMDSGMTGLIEMFAALALSYGGSFYIDRNADFIVKGTFIFFISLIILIILIFV, from the coding sequence TTGGAAAAACCACAATTGATTAATTTTATAGCGAAGGTAATGGAAGATTCTGGTTTTAAGGTTTATAAGAATTTTAAAACCTCACAGAAAGTCATTGACATATATGCTATTCTACCCACTACAATTGGGGATTTTGGGGTAGTTGTAGCATGTAAAAATTATGATAAAGAATTTCAGATTGGTGTCGATGTTTTAAAAGAAATGGAAGATGTACAAGAGAGTATTAAAGCTTCTAAAGTAACTATTGTGACCTCAGCATATTTTTCTGAACAAGCTAAAAACTATGCAATTAGAAAAAATATTAAATTAGTTGACAGGGATAATTTACTTGAATTGGCTAAGAAATATCAGGACAGAACTAAACAAACAACTCTTGATAATACACCATATGATGGCGGTGCATCTGGTTATATTGAAGAAGACTATCCAGAATACAGTTATGATGCTTCAGATATGGAGTATATAATGCAGAGAAGGGATGCTAATCCACATGTTTATAAAAATACCTTATACAGACAAGTTGATGAGCCTAGGTCAAGAACAAGGTTTTTAAATAGACAACTTGATGAACCTAGAGGTGGATTTTTAAATAGGGCACCATCTAGAAATAGAGGACATTATGGTCAAACTAATTTATATAATTATGATACAAGAAAAAGTCATTTTGGGCCTGATTCATTATTCTTTAAAATTATTAGCAATCCAATCGGCTTAATTATTTTAGTAGTGATCTTTTCATACTTGATTTCATTTATTGCAGGGAAATTAATTGGAATGGATTCAGGCATGACAGGTTTAATAGAAATGTTCGCTGCCTTAGCTCTATCATATGGGGGATCATTCTATATTGATAGGAATGCTGACTTTATTGTAAAAGGAACATTCATATTCTTTATTTCATTAATAATTTTAATCATATTAATTTTTGTATAA